A region from the Hylaeus volcanicus isolate JK05 chromosome 6, UHH_iyHylVolc1.0_haploid, whole genome shotgun sequence genome encodes:
- the LOC128878048 gene encoding mutS protein homolog 4-like, with protein sequence MPETMCESAANRNILHRFIRDKFPELQVTAISRVHFNDKVGLERVKTLCIADYSSVELFVKEKYYALAAAAALLKYVEYAQRIVYTPKSMRIEFHVSQNSTTLDLESSRSLELVQSQCGERNVSLLGILDNCSTPMGRKLLRANILQPPCNEHIILERQASIAELVANRSLLVLLQPIVRQLYGADRLLALSTAPILQENNVQCAEQNLNYLLLLKNLMEVVPELEAALSSAETDILRTIRKKLENPQFRMMKERILETIHPDARAVSGYTSSNMQRCFAIKAGINDLLDIARQTYCELIDDMKSMVENLASKYKLPLSLGCNVSLGYHIQAILPRTLNAETFDLPTEFIEVRKKKRVYTMTTAMLSTLSQQCRIASEELHVMSNVILCDLLQCLRGYINCLFHLSADVAELDLMISLAKVSSVQTYVRPTFGPKLELIDSRHPILEVFGLDAPIPNNVNASTPWNFHVISGPNMSGKSTYLKQIVLLHIMSQIGCFVPAKKAAFRITDLIFCKIAIRDDIEYNASTFSVEMKEAQYILRTVTPTSLIVLDELCKSTAMEEGGSIAWAICERLLNTSAFVFASTHFAYLTKLANLYYNVTNHYFETITLRETTETDNCCRLTYTHRLKLGVATMSDYGIVLAESSGLPKSVTDAARKFASERLIVDRITIESNSWEHECYNIVGKMYEFLEMDKFDRVEVAKLLEEIAKLRWQEEDEDDKNQDDAKKNDENKEIKEGEGSNEPIPIPMAVISRKSFDESKKTSLDETIVIADNNFPACSLSSASIAYTNASLVFHHMQNRSVDFQNVPLSFSRNEPNASRSFAFNSINLLFPTSIATKHAPASNSLEKNPSTLNSLKFQCSERCSNGPRSFSFTTNHSVPSFPFTPDNESVSGTMCMSMSTNESLQKSLHEYCLSDNDLVPLDMSQVSIPSSIATSSNNSLSRQEK encoded by the exons ATGCCAGAGACGATGTGCGAGAGTGCAGCGAACAGAAACATTCTCCACCGCTTCATCAGAGACAAGTTTCCCGAACTGCAGGTGACCGCGATATCGCGAGTTCACTTTAACGACAAAGTGGGACTCGAACGAGTGAAAACCCTCTGCATAGCCGATTATTCTTCGGTGGAATTGTTCGTTAAGGAAAA GTACTATGCGTTAGCGGCGGCAGCagctttattaaaatatgtcgAATACGCGCAGCGTATCGTCTACACTCCGAAATCGATGAGGATCGAATTTCACGTATCGCAAAACTCCACTACTTTAGATTTAGAGAGCTCGCGAAGTTTAGAGCTGGTTCAATCGCAATGCGGTGAACGGAACGTTAGCTTGCTAGGTATCCTGGATAACTGCTCTACACCGATGGGAAGAAAGCTATTACGCGCCAACATCCTTCAGCCTCCGTGCAACGAGCACATCATCCTCGAGCGACAAGCTTCCATCGCCGAGCTGGTGGCCAACCGTTCGTTGCTAGTTCTGCTTCAG ccaatCGTACGGCAACTCTACGGAGCCGATAGGCTTTTAGCGTTATCCACCGCGCCTATTCTGCAGGAAAACAACGTGCAATGCGCGGagcagaatttaaattatttgttgctcttgaaaaatttgatgGAAGTCGTTCCTGAACTCGAAGCTGCTCTTTCCTCCGCCGAAACCGACATCCTTCGAACAATTCGAAAG aaactgGAGAATCCTCAGTTCCGTATGATGAAGGAAAGAATCCTTGAAACGATACATCCAGATGCGAGAGCCGTGTCAGGATACACATCGTCCAACATGCAACGTTGCTTCGCTATCAAAGCTGGGATCAATGATTTGCTGGATATTGCTCGTCAAACATATTGCGAGCTAATCGACGATATGAAGT CTATGGTGGAGAATCTAGCGTCCAAGTATAAATTACCTTTGTCCTTGGGATGCAACGTGTCGTTAGGCTACCACATCCAAGCGATACTGCCGCGTACCTTAAACGCGGAAACCTTTGATCTACCAACCGAGTTCATAGAG gtacgaaagaagaaaagagtcTACACGATGACTACCGCTATGCTGTCAACATTGAGCCAACAGTGCAGAATCGCGTCCGAAGAATTGCACGTAATGAGCAACGT AATCCTTTGCGACTTGCTCCAATGTCTCCGAGGGTACATAAActgtttgtttcatttgagTGCCGACGTAGCAGAGCTGGACTTGATGATTTCCCTCGCCAAAGTCAGTTCCGTGCAAACGTATGTCAGGCCAACGTTTGGACCTAAGCTTGAATTAATTGATTCGAGGCACCCGATATTGGAAGTTTTCGGTCTCGATGCGCCTATACCGAACAACGTT AATGCGTCGACACCCTGGAATTTCCACGTCATCTCAGGCCCCAACATGAGCGGCAAATCGACCTACCTCAAGCAGATCGTTTTGTTGCATATAATGTCGCAGATTGGTTGCTTCGTGCCAGCGAAGAAGGCTGCGTTTCGTATAACGGATCTCATATTTTGCAAGATAGCTATCCGCGACGACATCGAGTACAACGCTTCCACGTTTTCTGTCGAA ATGAAAGAAGCCCAATATATTTTGCGGACCGTGACGCCCACCTCGCTGATAGTTTTAGACGAATTGTGCAAGAGCACCGCGATGGAAGAAGGTGGCTCCATCGCGTGGGCTATATGCGAACGTCTTTTGAACACGTCCGCGTTTGTTTTCGCGTCGACTCACTTTGCTTATCTGACAAAACTGGCGAATTTGTACTACAACGTAACCAA TCATTACTTCGAGACGATAACGTTGCGTGAAACAACGGAAACAGATAATTGTTGTCGATTAACGTACACTCATCGGTTGAAACTCGGAGTGGCGACTATGAGCGATTACGGTATCGTTTTAGCTGAATCGTCCGGTTTACCAAAGTCTGTCACGGATGCAGCTCGGAAATTTGCTTCCGAACGACTG ATCGTCGATCGAATCACGATCGAGTCGAACTCTTGGGAACACGAGTGTTACAACATCGTGGGTAAAATGTACGAGTTTCTAGAAATGGACAAGTTCGATCGAGTAGAAGTAGCGAAGCTTCTTGAAGAAATTGCGAAGCTTCGGTGGCAAGAAGAAGACGAGGATGACAAGAATCAGGACGACGcgaaaaaaaatgacgagAATAAGGAGATCAAGGAGGGAGAAGGCTCGAACGAGCCTATACCGATACCAATGGCTGTGATTTCGAGAAAAAGtttcgacgaatcgaaaaAAACGTCGCTCGACGAGACCATCGTTATAGCGGATAATAATTTCCCAGCGTGTTCGCTTTCGTCTGCCTCTATAGCGTATACGAACGCATCGTTGGTGTTCCATCATATGCAAAACAGGAGTGTCGATTTTCAAAACGTCCCTCTCAGTTTTAGTCGCAACGAACCAAACGCGTCGCGTTCTTTCGCATTTAATTCGATCAATCTTTTATTCCCTACTTCGATAGCAACTAAACATGCGCCAGCATCGAACAGCCTCGAGAAAAATCCGTCCACGTTAAacagtttgaaatttcaatgtagCGAACGATGCTCCAACGGACCCCGTTCGTTCAGCTTCACGACCAACCACTCGGTTCCGTCCTTTCCGTTTACACCTGACAATGAGTCGGTGTCGGGAACGATGTGCATGTCGATGAGCACAAACGAATCGTTGCAAAAGTCGTTGCACGAGTATTGTCTCTCCGACAACGATTTGGTACCACTCGATATGTCTCAGGTCTCCATTCCTTCGAGCATAGCGACGAGTAGCAACAACTCGTTGAGTCGCCAAgagaagtaa